In Desulfobulbus oralis, one DNA window encodes the following:
- a CDS encoding helix-turn-helix domain-containing protein, producing the protein MYTEGSGAFSGQSQAEWTRPQSQASSSSAFSEHQIRPDIRLLVQNRDWVDEPLQFDYRADESPVQFFYCLSGKARISIARPDGSVVTGQVAARNYAVSYVPGAVSTCISKRKANLQVIALLVQPESLQKLMCREQGSCQQSCASSCRSCVRNLVAGVVQQAFHQEDILPLPLEMTLKQIFDCPALSALAPVFLEYKTMELLYNQLSLFDSSEEEAQKQITPAELGAAQRAYDILLHDLASPPSLLNLAKTVGLTHTRLNHIFRLLHHDTVFGVLRDKRLECARKLLEDNRKSVTEVAYECGFATPSHFSRSFLGRYGVQPKRYQSGFAASQLS; encoded by the coding sequence ATGTATACCGAAGGTTCCGGAGCGTTCTCCGGACAGAGTCAGGCCGAATGGACGCGCCCGCAAAGTCAGGCATCGTCGTCATCGGCGTTCAGCGAACATCAGATTCGGCCAGATATCCGGCTGTTGGTGCAAAACCGGGACTGGGTCGACGAGCCCCTGCAGTTTGACTACAGAGCGGACGAATCGCCGGTGCAGTTTTTTTACTGTCTTTCCGGCAAGGCCCGCATCAGCATTGCCCGACCGGACGGCAGCGTGGTGACCGGACAGGTCGCTGCCCGCAACTATGCGGTTTCCTATGTTCCAGGCGCTGTGTCCACCTGTATTTCGAAGCGCAAGGCCAACCTGCAGGTGATTGCGCTTTTGGTGCAGCCGGAGAGTCTGCAAAAACTCATGTGCAGGGAGCAGGGCAGTTGCCAGCAGTCCTGCGCTTCCTCGTGCCGCTCCTGCGTCAGAAATCTGGTGGCAGGCGTTGTGCAGCAGGCCTTTCATCAGGAAGACATCCTCCCCCTGCCGCTGGAAATGACCTTGAAACAGATCTTCGACTGCCCGGCTCTTTCCGCCCTGGCGCCGGTCTTTCTGGAATACAAGACCATGGAGCTCCTCTACAACCAACTGAGCCTCTTCGATTCGTCAGAAGAAGAGGCGCAGAAGCAGATCACTCCGGCAGAGCTTGGGGCCGCGCAAAGGGCCTACGACATTCTCCTGCATGATCTGGCTTCGCCGCCCTCCCTGCTCAATCTGGCGAAAACCGTTGGTCTCACGCACACGCGGCTGAACCACATCTTCCGCCTGCTGCACCACGATACCGTTTTTGGCGTCCTCCGCGACAAACGGCTGGAATGCGCCCGAAAGCTCCTGGAGGACAACCGGAAGAGCGTCACCGAGGTGGCCTATGAATGCGGCTTTGCCACACCCAGCCATTTTTCACGGTCTTTTCTGGGCCGCTACGGCGTGCAGCCAAAACGCTACCAGAGCGGTTTTGCCGCGTCACAGCTTTCCTGA
- a CDS encoding pyridoxamine 5'-phosphate oxidase family protein → MHEMRKKERRLQDEETRALLRNGEYGVLATIGQDGQPYGVPMSYAFAEDHIWLHSAQAGHKVANLAHCDRVSFCVVGKTEPLPAAFGMRYRSAMVFGAVRLCSGEEKMIGLMHLVRRYAPDFMEQGRRYAESALHKTNVYCLDIECMSGKTNRY, encoded by the coding sequence ATGCACGAAATGCGGAAAAAAGAGCGCCGGTTGCAGGATGAGGAGACACGGGCGCTTTTGCGCAATGGCGAATACGGTGTGCTGGCGACCATCGGCCAGGATGGGCAGCCCTACGGCGTGCCCATGAGCTATGCCTTTGCCGAAGATCATATCTGGTTGCACAGCGCACAGGCGGGCCACAAGGTGGCGAATCTGGCCCATTGCGACAGGGTTTCTTTCTGTGTAGTGGGCAAAACGGAGCCGCTGCCAGCCGCATTCGGCATGCGCTACCGGAGCGCCATGGTTTTCGGCGCTGTGCGCCTCTGCTCAGGAGAGGAAAAAATGATCGGGCTGATGCATCTCGTGCGCAGGTATGCGCCTGACTTTATGGAGCAGGGCCGGAGATACGCGGAGTCCGCCCTGCACAAGACCAATGTCTACTGTCTGGACATTGAGTGCATGAGTGGAAAAACAAACAGGTACTGA